A genomic region of Sarcophilus harrisii chromosome 6, mSarHar1.11, whole genome shotgun sequence contains the following coding sequences:
- the LOC100923720 gene encoding olfactory receptor 8I2-like — protein MAGENLTTMASFTLSGFANHPELQVVLSLIFLFIYFFTVMGNLGLIILIKIDSQLHTPMYLFLSNLAFIDISYSSTITPKALDDFQSKQKNISFVGCFVQMYFFVGLVCSECFLLGSMAYDRYVAICNPLLYSIAMNQKVCIWLSIMPYVVGFNNSLITVCVISNLSFCNSTIDHFFCDTTALLAISCHDSFNTEMVIFLLAGFTLLSSLGIITVSYVAIISAILKIRSTEGQRKAFSTCASHLLGVTIFYGSLIFTYLQPDNTSFLTEAQIASVFYTIVIPMLNPLIYSLRNKDVKNALMRVIHKKMFPH, from the coding sequence ATGGCAGGGGAAAATCTCACCACAATGGCCTCTTTCACTCTATCAGGGTTTGCAAATCATCCTGAACTACAAGTTGTTCTCTccttaatatttctctttatttattttttcactgtTATGGGTAATCTTGgactaattattttaattaaaattgacTCTCAACTTCATACCCCTATGTACCTTTTCCTTAGCAACTTAGCCTTCAttgatatttcatattcttcaaCCATCACACCTAAAGCCCTGGACGATTTCCAATCAAAGcagaaaaatatatcttttgtgggatgttttgttcaaatgtatttctttgttGGTTTGGTATGTAGTGAATGTTTTCTCCTGGGATCAATGGCATATGATCGTTATGTCGCAATATGTAACCCTCTGCTTTATTCAATTGCCATGAACCAGAAAGTCTGTATCTGGCTTAGTATAATGCCATATGTAGTTGGTTTCAATAATTCTTTGATAACTGTTTGCGTTATAAGCAATTTGTCATTTTGCAACTCTACTATTGACCATTTCTTCTGTGACACGACAGCCCTGTTGGCCATATCCTGCCATGACAGTTTCAATACAGAAATGGTGATATTTCTGCTAGCAGGATTTACTCTGCTCAGCTCCCTTGGTATTATCACAGTCTCGTATGTTGCCATCATCTCTGCCATTCTGAAGATCCGGTCCACAGAAGGTCAGCGCAAAGCTTTTTCCACCTGTGCCTCTCACCTTTTGGGAGTGACTATATTTTATGGCtctctcatttttacatatttgcaGCCAGATAATACATCTTTCTTAACTGAAGCCCAAATAGCATCTGTGTTCTATACAATTGTCATCCCCATGCTTAATCCTCTCATTTATAGTCTGAGGAACAAGGATGTGAAGAATGCCTTGATGAGGGTCATACATAAGAAAATGTTTCCCCATTGA
- the LOC100921110 gene encoding olfactory receptor 1052-like — MADRNITEIMEFVLLGFTESPHLQRALFVPFFLIYLITVVGNLWLIVLIGSSPQLQSPKYFFLSHLAFLDFCYSSVCIPKLLVNLLTERKVISYTGCILQFALFSMFLTTECFLLAAMAYDRYMAICKPLCYQVTMTTGLCLRLVAGSYLFGCVTSLTHMGSLLSLSFCGPNIINHYFCDIPVLIHLACSDVQRNEILLLIFSGIISITTFLIVISSYFSILLTILKIPCPQGRYKTFSTCASHLTVVTLFYATVIFTYLCSSYAHSSDWAKIVSVFYTLLLPVLNLLIYSIRNREAKEALHKMIQRKILAQ, encoded by the coding sequence ATGGCTGACAGGAATATCACTGAGATAATGGAGTTTGTTCTCTTGGGCTTCACAGAAAGCCCTCACCTACAGCGTGCCCTATTTGTGCCCTTCTTCCTGATATATCTGATAACTGTGGTGGGTAATCTATGGCTTATTGTATTAATTGGCTCCAGTCCCCAATTGCagtctcccaaatattttttcctcagcCACTTGGCCTTCTTGGATTTCTGTTATTCTTCTGTCTGCATCCCTAAGTTGCTTGTGAATCTCTTAACTGAGAGAAAAGTCATCTCCTACACTGGCTGCATCCTTCAGTTTGCCCTCTTCAGCATGTTCCTGACAACCGAATGTTTTCTTCTGGCAGCAATGGCTTATGACCGGTACATGGCCATATGCAAACCCCTTTGCTACCAAGTCACTATGACAACCGGCCTCTGCTTGCGCCTGGTAGCTGGCTCCTATTTGTTTGGCTGTGTAACCTCACTCACCCACATGGGAAGCTTGCTCAGTTTGTCTTTTTGTGGCCCTAATATTATTAATCATTACTTCTGTGATATTCCAGTGCTCATTCATCTGGCCTGCTCTGATGTTCAAAGGAATGAGATTTTGCTCCTAATCTTCTCTGGTATAATATCAATAACTACCTTTCTAATAGTTATTAGTTCCTACTTCAGTATCTTACTCACTATTCTGAAGATCCCTTGTCCCCAAGGTAGATATAAAACTTTCTCCACATGTGCCTCTCACTTGACAGTGGTCACTCTATTCTATGCAACAGTGATCTTTACTTATTTGTGCTCCAGTTATGCCCATTCATCAGATTGGGCCAAAATCGTGTCTGTGTTTTATACTTTATTGTTACCCGTTCTTAATCTCCTGATTTATAGCATACGAAACAGGGAAGCCAAGGAAGCCCTGCATAAAATGATACAGAGGAAAATTCTTGCCCAATGA